The proteins below come from a single Panicum hallii strain FIL2 chromosome 7, PHallii_v3.1, whole genome shotgun sequence genomic window:
- the LOC112901551 gene encoding probable transcription factor FL, with translation MDPNDAFSAAHPFRWDLGPPAHAAPAPAPPLPLAPQLGAPRELEDLVAGYGVRPSTVARISELGFTASTLLGMTERELDDMMAALAGLFRWDVLLGERFGLRAALRAERGRVMSLGGRFHAGSTLDAASQEVLSDERDAAGSGGVADDEAGRRMVTGKKQAKKGAAAARKGKKARRKKELRPLDVLGDENDGDEDGGGGSESTESSAGGGGGGGERQREHPFVVTEPGEVARAKKNGLDYLFHLYEQCRVFLLQVQSIAKLSGHKAPTKVTNQVFRYAKKCGASYINKPKMRHYVHCYALHCLDEEASNALRRAYKARGENVGAWRQACYAPLVEIAARHGFDVDAVFAAHPRLAIWYVPTRLRQLCHQARGSQHAAAGLPPPPMF, from the exons ATGGATCCTAACGACGCCTTCTCGGCTGCGCACCCGTTCCGGTGGGATCTGGGGCCCCCGGCGcacgccgcgccggcgccggcgccgcctctgCCGCTCGCGCCGCAGTTGGGAGCGCCgagggagctggaggacctGGTGGCGGGGTACGGCGTGCGCCCGTCGACGGTGGCGCGGATCTCGGAGCTCGGGTTCACGGCGAGCACGCTGCTGGGCATGACGGAGCGCGAGCTCGACGACATGATGGCCGCGCTCGCGGGGCTCTTCCGCTGGGACGTGCTGCTCGGCGAGCGGTTCGGCCTCCGCGCCGCGCTGCGCGCCGAGCGCGGCCGCGTCATGTCGCTCGGCGGCCGCTTCCACGCTGGGAGCACCTTGGACGCCGCCTCACAGGAAG TGCTGTCCGACGAGCGCGAcgcggcgggcagcggcggcgtggcggaCGACGAGGCCGGCAGGAGGATGGTGACCGGCAAGAAGCAGGCGAAGaaaggcgccgccgcggcgaggaAGGGCAAgaaggcgaggaggaagaaggagctgAGGCCGCTGGACGTGCTCGGGGACGAGAACGATGGcgacgaggacggcggcggcgggtcggaGTCGACCGAGTCgtccgcgggcggcggcggcggtggcggggagCGGCAGCGGGAGCACCCGTTCGTGGTGACGGAGCCCGGCGAGGTGGCGCGGGCCAAGAAGAACGGGCTGGACTACCTGTTCCACCTGTACGAGCAGTGCCGCGTCTTCCTGCTGCAGGTGCAGTCCATCGCTAAGCTCAGCGGCCACAAGGCCCCAACCAAG GTGACGAACCAGGTGTTCCGGTACGCGAAGAAGTGCGGGGCGAGCTACATCAACAAGCCCAAGATGCGGCACTACGTGCACTGCTACGCGCTGCACTGCCTGGACGAGGAGGCCTCCAACGCGCTGCGCCGGGCGTACAAGGCCCGCGGCGAGAACGTCGGGGCGTGGCGCCAGGCCTGCTACGCGCCGCTCGTCGAGATCGCCGCTCGCCACGGGTTCGACGTCGACGCCGTCTTCGCCGCGCACCCGCGCCTCGCCATCTGGTACGTGCCCACCAGGCTGCGACAGCTCTGCCACCAGGCGCGCGGGAGCCAGCACGCCGCCGCGGGGCTCCCGCCGCCCCCGATGTTCTag